In Liquorilactobacillus nagelii DSM 13675, the following proteins share a genomic window:
- a CDS encoding PBSX family phage terminase large subunit, whose protein sequence is MTKINLSFPKPGRVFNRQIYDNLFDYSRFIEVWYGGASSGKSHGVVQKVVLKSLQPWKHPRKVLWLRKVDRTIKESIFADVLDCLGTWKILAFCKVNKSDRTIELPNGSVFLFKGMDDPEKIKSIKGLSDVVMEEASEFTIDDYTQLTLRLREPKHKQRQLFAMFNPVSKLNWTYKQWFSEDAQIDTKRVVIHHSTYKDNRFLDKDNIATIERLKVTNPAYYKIYTLGKFATLDKLVFPVYKTQRLHVDQLQDIRSLFGLDFGFVNDPSVFIHVKADMRNLKLYILEEYVKKGMLNNEIANVIKDLGYSKEVITADAAEKKSIEEIKRNGVSRIRPATKGPDSVIQGISFLQQFEIIIDDRCVKTIEEIENYTYQKDKKTGEYINKPVDSYNHCWDAIRYAVEEVNGQARPKFKTINITI, encoded by the coding sequence AGTCGATTCATTGAAGTTTGGTACGGAGGAGCATCAAGTGGTAAATCTCATGGTGTTGTTCAAAAAGTAGTTTTAAAATCATTGCAGCCTTGGAAACATCCTAGAAAAGTACTTTGGTTGCGAAAGGTTGATCGAACAATTAAGGAATCAATCTTTGCTGATGTTCTTGATTGTTTAGGTACTTGGAAAATATTGGCATTTTGTAAAGTGAATAAGTCAGACCGAACCATTGAATTACCGAATGGCTCGGTTTTTTTGTTCAAAGGAATGGATGATCCTGAAAAAATTAAGTCTATTAAAGGCTTATCTGATGTGGTGATGGAAGAAGCATCTGAATTTACGATTGATGATTATACTCAACTTACTTTGCGACTTCGTGAACCGAAACATAAACAACGTCAATTATTTGCAATGTTTAATCCAGTGTCTAAATTGAATTGGACTTACAAGCAATGGTTCAGCGAAGATGCTCAAATAGATACGAAACGAGTTGTAATTCATCATTCAACCTATAAAGATAATAGATTCTTAGATAAAGATAATATTGCAACTATTGAACGCTTGAAAGTTACTAATCCAGCTTATTACAAGATTTATACGCTTGGTAAGTTTGCAACATTGGATAAGTTAGTATTTCCAGTTTATAAAACTCAACGATTACACGTGGATCAGCTGCAAGATATACGAAGTTTATTCGGTCTTGATTTTGGTTTCGTTAACGACCCATCAGTATTCATTCACGTTAAAGCCGATATGAGAAATCTAAAGCTTTATATCCTTGAAGAATATGTAAAAAAAGGGATGCTCAATAATGAGATTGCAAATGTAATTAAAGACCTAGGATATTCCAAAGAAGTGATTACAGCTGATGCAGCAGAAAAGAAATCAATTGAAGAAATTAAGCGTAATGGAGTTAGTCGAATTAGACCAGCTACAAAAGGTCCAGATTCAGTTATTCAAGGAATTTCATTTTTACAACAATTTGAAATTATTATTGATGATCGTTGTGTTAAAACGATTGAAGAAATTGAAAACTACACTTATCAGAAAGATAAAAAGACAGGTGAGTATATTAATAAACCAGTCGATTCATATAATCACTGTTGGGATGCAATTAGGTATGCCGTTGAAGAAGTAAACGGTCAAGCAAGACCGAAGTTCAAGACGATTAATATAACAATTTAA